The Octopus sinensis unplaced genomic scaffold, ASM634580v1 Contig12845, whole genome shotgun sequence genome segment AAAACGAACCTTCATCTCGACAGTCTTATCGAAGAATATTCAAAATTGTGCAAATCTCATGCAGCAGAACGAGACACGTGGATGCAAGAACTTTCAAAATTATCTGAGGAAAGTTCTAGAAAACAGTAAAAATTAAATCAGTGTTTATTTTAGGCAAGAACTTAATGAATTAGAACTGAAATGTACTTGTTTGAATATGCTGGAAGAATcactagaaaaaacaaaacaagaattgtCCCAAAGAGATTTCGCGTTTAGAGACCAACGAGAAAAATTTTTGAGTCTacaaaaagtattttaataaaaaaatacaagaattttACAATTGGAAATGAAGATACGGTTGCCTTTCTACAGGAAGAAAACACAATTTTACTTcaagaacaaacaaacatgaaatcACAACTCGAAAACAAGGACCGAGAAATAAATTCACTTCGCATACAAGTTGAGACTGTTTTTTAATCAACAAACATGATAGATTGctaaaaacgaacaaaaaatcaaagaattagaAGCTTTAAATCAGAAATATATCCACGATTACGAATTTATGTATTCCACATCTAAAAACTATTCCAACGCTCTCGAGAACTTGCAGGACTCAAAAATTGCTCTTTACACTACGCTCTCTCCACTGTTTGCAACTGCAGACGACAATCGTCTGGAGACCTCCGAAAACTTGGTTAGACAACAAAAATCTGATTCGGACgtaaaaataaacattgataaCCGTTTGATTGAttataaaacaactttatttaGACACGAGTTTATCTGAGGATGAGAACTTGGAAAatcaaaaaatagaagaaatcgaTTTTCCAATCAAGTTTAAACATGGACTTAAAAAATCGATTTTAGAGATTTCGAGAAATTTGAACAACCTGAACATGAGATGTCCTATCAGTCCGAACCTGTATTTTAC includes the following:
- the LOC115229492 gene encoding uncharacterized protein LOC115229492, coding for MKSQLENKDREINSLRIQIAKNEQKIKELEALNQKYIHDYEFMYSTSKNYSNALENLQDSKIALYTTLSPLFATADDNRLETSENLVRQQKSDSDVKINIDNHTSLSEDENLENQKIEEIDFPIKDFEKFEQPEHEMSYQCSWNCY